Proteins co-encoded in one Zerene cesonia ecotype Mississippi chromosome 3, Zerene_cesonia_1.1, whole genome shotgun sequence genomic window:
- the LOC119837060 gene encoding uncharacterized protein LOC119837060 — protein sequence MNSTPICLVEILLVIYVADNIKAITVKPCPTNKIAPHRRISSNNNARTFGHIFSLFVPDDVQGNYPGGLQEEPQADDPEDCGEIEDYDENDLSSVTQKKQGQANKRFFNGPFSFIHGHYKKPKTTTIRAEKNTYSPTRPPPGGYFGTNPYRPQMQLSPSAHLKPVQEYNHEPQMLYRPGLVGVPLGHVVGMHQLKPARHSSSITTQNKEYHKVHPTSQSHRHPKARNVNDNGILRSFIDLLL from the exons ATGAATTCTACACCTATCTGTTTAGTGGAAATCTTACTT GTAATATATGTGGCCGACAATATAAAGGCAATTACAGTGAAACCATGTCCAACGAACAAAATAGCTCCACATAGGCGAATCTCAAGTAATAATAACGCTCGGACTTTTGGgcatatttttagtttatttgtaccTGATGATGTACAAGGAAATTACCCAGGTGGTCTTCAAGAAGAACCACAAGCAGACGATCCTGAAGACTGTGGCGAAATAGAGGATTATGACGAAAATGATTTGAGCTCAG TTACTCAGAAAAAGCAAGGGCAAGCGAATAAACGCTTTTTTAACGGTCCGTTTAGTTTTATACATGGTCAttataaaaaaccaaaaaccACAACAATTCGCGCAGAGAAAAACACGTATAGCCCGACACGTCCTCCCCCTGGAGGTTATTTTGGCACCAATCCGTATAGACCTCAAATGCAGCTAAGCCCATCag CTCATTTAAAACCCGTCCAAGAGTATAATCACGAGCCCCAAATGCTCTATCGGCCCGGTTTAGTTGGAGTTCCACTTGGCCACGTAGTTGGAATGCATCAACTGAAACCTGCGAGGCATTCGTCTTCAATCAcaacacaaaataaagaatatcacAAAGTACATCCAACCTCACAATCGCATAGGCATCCAAAGGCTAGAAATGTTAACGATAATGGAATACTACGTTCTTTCATagatttgttgttataa
- the LOC119836515 gene encoding retinoid-inducible serine carboxypeptidase-like translates to MKSLIFIVIVRTLVLASCDEQNPYLEALRDKPWKSVHRYVEVRPGAFLFYWFYYADGTTNGAEQKPLIIWIQGGPGNTATGIGNFCEIGPLTMDMKPRNHTWIRGRNVLLVDHPVGTGFSYALNKSLYVKSDRDAARDLLRAIKAFLKIHKEFRKTPTYIIGQSYGGKLSARLGFYLHLAIKNKHLKMNLKGIGIGSGWIDTKESSIQQPRYLYDMGLIDIKTYNKAMDIAKNISYLISIRQHAKAAEYDNLMFQTFINDTSTDVNLENINKFSNYWALNDLSLKVNLYVKPTLAVNQSINWNYISYSAYYGLKNDFVLPGTKFLETLLNRTKLRIVVFNGNLDAVTPLSAATNWVHNLKWYGAKKFMESTRKPIRGRRNGFYKSYDNFSFWAVFGSGHWVPEDNPTAMEQILEYLTSA, encoded by the exons atgaaaagtttaatttttatagtaatcgTACGCACTTTGGTTTTAGCTTCATGTGACG aacaaAACCCATACCTAGAAGCCCTTCGTGACAAACCTTGGAAAAGCGTGCACAGGTATGTCGAAGTGCGACCAGGCGCTTTTCTTTTCTACTGGTTTTATTATGCCGATGGAACAACGAATGGCGCTGAACAAAAACCCCTAATAATTTGGATCCAGGGTGGCCCAGGAAATACAGCTACTGGTATCGGAAACTTTTGTGAAATTGGTCCTTTAACAATGGACATGAAACCTAGAAATCACACTTGG ATAAGAGGAAGAAACGTGTTATTGGTAGATCATCCAGTAGGAACAGGATTCAGTTACGCCTTGAACAAGTCTCTCTATGTGAAATCTGACCGAGATGCAG CAAGAGACCTGTTACGTgcaataaaagcatttttaaagattCACAAGGAATTTCGTAAAACACCTACTTACATTATTGGCCAAAGCTATGGGGGAAAGTTAAGTGCGAGGTTGgggttttatttacatttg gccattaaaaataaacatttaaaaatgaacttGAAAGGCATTGGGATCGGTAGTGGTTGGATCGATACTAAGGAAAGTTCTATACAGCAACCCCGATATTTATATGACATG GGTTTGATAGACATAAAAACTTACAACAAAGCTATGGACATAGCAAAAAACATAAGCTATCTTATAAGCATCAGACAACACGCTAAAGCAGCGGAATATGATAACTTGATGTTCCAGACCTTTATAAATGACACGAGTACAGAcgttaatttagaaaatatcaataaGTTCAGTAACTATTGGGCATTAAACGACTTGTCTCTTAAAGTAAACTTATACGTCAAACCAACGTTGGCTGTAAATCAATCTATTAATTGGAACTATATATCATATTCCGCGTATTATGGTTTAAAGAATGACTTTGTTTTGCCTGGTACCaaatttt tagaaACTTTGCTGAACCGCACTAAGTTAAGAATTGTGGTTTTTAATGGAAATCTGGATGCAGTTACACCTCTTAGTG CCGCAACAAATTGGGTACATAACCTAAAATGGTATGGTGCAAAAAAATTTATGGAGTCGACAAGAAAACCTATTCGTGGTCGTCGTAATGGATTTTATAAAAGCTACGACAATTTTAGTTTCTGGGCCGTATTCGGCTCCGGACATTGG GTTCCCGAAGACAATCCTACTGCTATGGAACAAATACTAGAATATTTGACTAGTGCGTAa